Proteins encoded by one window of Peptococcaceae bacterium 1198_IL3148:
- the mfd gene encoding transcription-repair coupling factor — translation MSKMELQGLLQPLNETTEFASITNGLTRGFNQQMVFGLAGSQRALVMAGLIAMVSGPVLIVTAGEGEATALADDLSGLHLGREVMVFPVWQSMPLEVFSHSNDLVVQRLKVLEALTAGESPVVIAPIEALIRRLVPVDIFKAARRNIQVGQQLDLEDLQSFLVRHGYERFDLIEGAGQFSIRGGIIDIYPMTAPNPVRIELWDDEVDSIRTFDPVSQRSVENIKEIDIKPAREIVIGEADWSAGRERLSEEYKNHSKKLYKTASVDAQHQLTGQVETWLTKLEKPVYYEGLEQLLPFFYPRTVNLLDYLLPGVPVLVDDPLRIKEMVDNIQKERAATHADLLAKGKVLPSQYEIYLDWRQTLSKMEGRQGIYFSFLPRNPQFLKPHNVVNFNAKPMHSFLGNTEVLVDEIRQWKRKNHAVVLMVGNGQRARNLLETLKEYKVDAFYMSNLTKEVAPGNVVITEGSLSAGFEILAARLVVITEKEIFGQRKKVKTNQTRSERRMATKDDLNVDDYVVHVNHGIGRYLGITTLDIGDIQRDYLIIKYSGDDKVYVPTDQVGMLQRYMGNEGVVPKLSKLGGNEWNRAKNRVRNAVKEIAQDLIKLYAQRETLKGHAYGPDTVWQKEFEMSFPYEETPDQLRSIEEVKRDLERPRPMDRLLCGDVGYGKTEVALRAAFKVVNEGKQVAVLVPTTILAQQHYNTFRERFAQYPINIEMLSRFRTPKEQRQIIKGLESGTVDIVIGTHRLVSNDVKFKDLGLLVVDEEQRFGVTHKERLKQLRTTVDVLTLTATPIPRTLHMSLVGVRDTSLLETPPEDRFPIQTYVLEEDPVMIREAIRREISRGGQVFYVHNRIAELDDLANWIAALVPEAKLVVAHGQMKEDELEKTMLEFMDGAYDVLICTTIIETGLDISNANTLIIKDADKFGLAQLYQLRGRVGRTNRLAYAYFTFRRDKVLTEEAEKRLHAIREFTELGSGYKIALRDLEIRGAGNILGAEQHGHIAEVGFDLYCKMLEEEIRAAKGETKEASIETMVELPVDAYIPDKYISDSSQKVELYRRIAAVKDLEQIADLEEELIDRYGDLPSPVERLLMVARIKVLGSDLRLKSINRQRGMFNFVFDAQPPLDAAQLVALGETYRNRIKFNNTEDGFEIKYKAREVSQLDIRLLQDLYKLLEKLR, via the coding sequence ATGAGCAAAATGGAGTTACAAGGGTTATTACAACCATTAAATGAGACAACTGAATTTGCATCGATAACCAACGGTTTAACCAGGGGCTTTAACCAGCAAATGGTCTTTGGACTGGCTGGTTCCCAGCGGGCATTGGTGATGGCCGGCCTAATTGCCATGGTGTCAGGACCGGTGCTGATTGTCACAGCGGGTGAAGGTGAGGCAACGGCTTTAGCCGATGATTTGAGCGGTCTGCATTTAGGTAGGGAAGTGATGGTTTTTCCTGTCTGGCAGTCGATGCCGTTAGAAGTTTTTTCCCACAGCAATGATCTAGTGGTTCAGCGGTTAAAGGTATTGGAGGCATTGACCGCCGGTGAATCGCCAGTGGTTATCGCTCCCATCGAGGCGCTGATCAGACGATTGGTGCCCGTTGACATATTTAAGGCTGCCCGACGCAATATTCAAGTGGGCCAGCAATTGGACCTGGAAGACTTGCAAAGTTTTTTAGTTAGACATGGTTACGAAAGATTTGATCTCATTGAAGGTGCGGGCCAATTTTCCATTCGGGGTGGAATTATAGATATTTATCCCATGACCGCCCCAAACCCGGTGCGGATAGAATTATGGGATGATGAAGTGGATTCCATCAGGACCTTTGACCCGGTTTCGCAGCGATCGGTGGAGAACATTAAAGAAATTGACATTAAGCCAGCCCGGGAAATAGTGATTGGTGAAGCTGATTGGTCTGCTGGCAGAGAACGTCTTAGCGAAGAGTATAAAAATCACAGCAAGAAACTATATAAAACGGCCAGCGTTGATGCGCAACACCAGTTGACGGGGCAGGTGGAAACCTGGCTCACTAAGTTGGAAAAACCTGTTTACTATGAAGGATTAGAACAATTGCTACCATTTTTTTACCCTCGGACAGTAAACCTACTGGATTACCTTTTGCCGGGGGTACCCGTGTTGGTGGACGACCCATTGCGTATAAAAGAAATGGTGGACAATATTCAAAAGGAGCGCGCAGCAACCCACGCAGATTTATTGGCAAAGGGCAAAGTGTTGCCATCGCAATATGAAATCTATTTAGACTGGCGGCAAACGTTGTCTAAAATGGAAGGGCGCCAAGGCATATATTTTTCATTCCTGCCCCGCAATCCGCAATTTCTTAAGCCCCACAACGTGGTTAATTTTAACGCCAAACCAATGCACTCGTTTTTGGGTAATACCGAAGTGCTGGTGGATGAAATTAGGCAATGGAAAAGGAAAAATCACGCTGTGGTGTTGATGGTGGGCAATGGTCAAAGGGCCAGGAACCTATTGGAGACATTAAAGGAATATAAAGTGGATGCCTTTTACATGTCCAATTTGACCAAAGAAGTGGCGCCGGGAAATGTGGTGATTACCGAAGGTTCTTTGTCGGCGGGATTTGAAATATTGGCCGCCCGTTTAGTGGTTATTACCGAAAAGGAAATATTTGGCCAGCGCAAAAAGGTTAAAACTAATCAGACCCGTTCCGAGCGACGCATGGCCACCAAAGACGATTTAAATGTGGACGACTATGTGGTCCATGTTAATCACGGTATTGGCCGCTACTTAGGGATAACCACTTTAGATATTGGCGATATCCAACGGGATTACTTAATTATCAAGTACAGTGGTGATGATAAGGTCTATGTGCCCACCGACCAAGTGGGAATGTTGCAGCGTTATATGGGTAACGAAGGGGTGGTGCCCAAACTTTCTAAGCTTGGCGGTAACGAGTGGAACCGAGCCAAAAACAGGGTTAGAAATGCAGTAAAAGAAATTGCCCAAGATTTAATCAAACTTTATGCCCAGCGCGAAACACTAAAGGGTCATGCCTATGGACCGGATACCGTGTGGCAAAAAGAGTTTGAAATGTCCTTCCCCTATGAAGAAACGCCGGATCAACTGCGCTCAATTGAAGAAGTAAAACGGGATTTAGAACGCCCGCGACCGATGGATCGATTGCTCTGCGGCGATGTGGGTTATGGCAAAACAGAGGTGGCTTTAAGGGCGGCCTTTAAAGTGGTCAATGAAGGCAAACAGGTGGCGGTGTTGGTGCCAACCACCATTTTGGCTCAACAACATTACAACACCTTTAGAGAAAGATTTGCCCAATATCCTATCAATATTGAAATGTTGTCCAGATTTCGCACCCCTAAGGAGCAACGTCAGATAATAAAGGGTTTAGAAAGTGGCACGGTGGATATAGTGATTGGCACCCATCGATTGGTGTCCAATGATGTCAAGTTTAAAGATCTGGGACTGCTGGTGGTGGATGAAGAACAGCGCTTTGGGGTAACCCATAAAGAAAGGTTGAAACAATTGCGCACCACGGTGGATGTGCTGACCCTTACCGCCACACCAATACCGCGGACACTCCACATGTCATTGGTGGGGGTTAGGGATACCAGTCTGTTGGAAACGCCACCGGAGGATCGTTTTCCCATTCAAACCTATGTGTTGGAGGAAGACCCGGTGATGATTAGAGAGGCCATCAGGCGGGAAATCAGTCGGGGGGGCCAGGTGTTTTATGTCCACAACCGCATAGCGGAGTTGGATGACTTGGCCAATTGGATTGCTGCCTTGGTGCCGGAGGCAAAACTGGTGGTGGCCCATGGGCAGATGAAGGAAGATGAACTGGAAAAAACAATGCTGGAGTTTATGGATGGGGCCTATGATGTTTTGATTTGCACCACCATAATTGAAACTGGCTTAGATATCTCCAATGCCAATACACTAATCATTAAAGATGCAGATAAATTTGGCCTGGCCCAATTATACCAACTGCGGGGGAGGGTAGGAAGAACCAACCGTTTGGCCTATGCCTACTTTACTTTTCGGCGTGATAAAGTATTAACGGAAGAGGCAGAAAAAAGGTTACATGCCATCCGGGAATTTACCGAACTGGGTTCCGGTTATAAAATAGCGCTGCGGGACTTAGAAATTAGAGGGGCCGGTAATATTTTAGGGGCCGAGCAGCATGGGCACATAGCAGAAGTGGGTTTTGATTTATACTGCAAAATGTTGGAAGAGGAGATTAGAGCAGCTAAAGGAGAAACCAAAGAAGCTAGCATAGAAACCATGGTGGAATTGCCTGTTGATGCCTATATACCGGATAAATACATCAGTGATTCCAGTCAAAAGGTGGAGTTGTACAGGCGCATAGCCGCTGTTAAGGATTTGGAACAAATTGCAGATTTAGAAGAGGAATTGATAGACCGTTATGGCGATTTGCCTAGCCCGGTGGAACGATTGCTAATGGTGGCAAGAATTAAAGTGCTGGGCAGTGATTTAAGGCTAAAAAGCATTAACAGACAGAGGGGCATGTTTAACTTTGTATTTGATGCCCAACCCCCTTTGGATGCGGCACAACTGGTGGCTTTGGGAGAAACCTATAGAAACCGGATTAAGTTTAATAATACCGAAGATGGTTTTGAAATTAAGTATAAGGCCAGAGAAGTTTCGCAACTAGACATCAGATTATTGCAAGATCTGTATAAACTATTGGAAAAATTGCGTTAG
- the mazG gene encoding nucleoside triphosphate pyrophosphohydrolase: MANYENCRYPLDPLVDVMAKLRADDGCPWDKEQTHDTLRQYLVEETYEVMEALDTKDKYKICDELGDLLLQIVFHAQIAAEEQRFTINDVINAITQKMIRRHPHVFGDTKVQNSDEVLVNWDKIKSMERGHQQGQKSLLANIPKGLPALNRATKLQARAARVGFDWPDYQGALEKVVEETNELRGAIQGGNYNEIYDELGDLLFAVVNVGRLLDIDAEGALTKTNNKFTNRFQYIENQAGAQLSEMSLAEMDRLWDEAKCLEIKKDGKNNK; this comes from the coding sequence GTGGCTAATTACGAGAACTGTCGTTATCCGTTGGACCCCTTGGTGGATGTGATGGCAAAACTTAGGGCAGATGATGGTTGCCCTTGGGACAAGGAGCAAACCCACGATACGTTAAGACAGTATTTGGTCGAAGAAACCTATGAGGTAATGGAGGCCCTAGACACAAAAGATAAGTATAAAATTTGTGATGAATTGGGAGACTTACTGTTACAAATAGTATTTCATGCCCAAATAGCTGCTGAAGAGCAACGATTTACCATTAACGATGTCATTAATGCCATTACCCAAAAAATGATCCGGCGCCATCCCCATGTTTTTGGTGATACTAAGGTGCAAAATAGCGATGAAGTATTGGTGAATTGGGACAAAATAAAGTCAATGGAGCGGGGCCACCAGCAGGGGCAGAAGTCTTTACTGGCCAACATACCAAAGGGATTGCCTGCGTTAAATCGGGCTACAAAACTGCAGGCTAGAGCTGCCAGGGTGGGTTTTGACTGGCCGGATTACCAAGGGGCGTTAGAGAAGGTGGTTGAAGAGACCAATGAGCTGCGTGGGGCTATTCAGGGTGGCAATTACAATGAAATTTATGACGAGTTAGGAGATTTACTATTTGCGGTGGTTAACGTGGGACGATTGCTGGATATAGATGCGGAGGGGGCGTTGACTAAAACCAACAATAAATTTACCAACCGCTTTCAGTACATAGAAAACCAAGCCGGTGCCCAGCTATCTGAAATGTCTTTGGCAGAAATGGATAGGCTTTGGGATGAGGCAAAATGTTTGGAAATTAAAAAAGATGGTAAAAATAATAAATAA
- the spoVT gene encoding stage V sporulation protein T — protein sequence MKATGIVRRIDDLGRVVIPKEIRRTLRIREGDPLEIFVDREGEVILKKYSPIGELGDFAKEYADSLHEALGHISCIADRDTIIAVSGAPKKELLNKPIGPVVEKVMEERKVIIINNPAEDPNCKDGSIIADSECKYTSEVIAPIISEGDPIGAVILASKESDIKMGELELKLAETAAGFLAKQMEQ from the coding sequence ATGAAAGCAACGGGTATTGTACGTCGGATAGATGATTTGGGAAGAGTTGTAATACCAAAAGAGATTCGTAGAACATTGCGTATAAGAGAAGGCGATCCACTGGAGATTTTTGTTGATAGAGAAGGCGAGGTTATACTTAAGAAATATTCCCCCATCGGCGAATTGGGTGATTTTGCTAAGGAATATGCGGATTCATTGCACGAGGCGCTGGGGCATATTTCTTGCATTGCAGACAGGGACACCATTATAGCAGTTTCCGGTGCACCAAAGAAAGAATTATTAAATAAGCCCATAGGACCGGTTGTGGAAAAAGTCATGGAAGAGCGCAAAGTGATTATTATTAATAATCCAGCAGAAGACCCCAACTGCAAGGATGGTTCGATTATTGCGGATAGTGAATGCAAATATACCAGTGAAGTCATTGCTCCCATAATTTCCGAAGGGGACCCAATCGGAGCGGTGATTTTGGCATCTAAAGAAAGTGACATTAAAATGGGTGAACTGGAATTAAAATTGGCTGAAACCGCGGCAGGTTTTTTGGCAAAACAAATGGAACAGTAA
- a CDS encoding RNA-binding S4 domain-containing protein, which produces MRLDKFIKVSRIIKRRTVAKEVCDSGKVLLNQRVAKAGSEVKPGDVLEIQFGNKTLKVKILEVKENAPAKEAASLYQVLEETFHPQQPLF; this is translated from the coding sequence ATGAGGTTAGATAAATTTATTAAAGTTTCTCGGATTATAAAAAGAAGGACGGTGGCCAAAGAAGTATGTGACAGTGGCAAGGTTTTATTGAACCAACGGGTGGCCAAGGCTGGCAGTGAAGTTAAACCGGGGGATGTTTTGGAAATCCAATTTGGCAATAAAACTTTAAAAGTAAAAATTCTAGAGGTAAAAGAAAATGCCCCGGCCAAGGAGGCAGCATCGCTATACCAGGTGTTAGAAGAGACCTTTCACCCGCAACAACCGCTTTTTTAG
- a CDS encoding Ppx/GppA phosphatase family protein yields MMKVAAIDVGTNSTRLLIAEVSRDFKLRVIHSDLVTTRLGEGISAGCLMETAMVRTVAAIKTFFQYAQKMQVERVIIAATSAVRDAVNRDVFSDMVYQKTGIKPLVLSGEQEAAIGYRGVQGGMVGAADGLVVLDVGGGSTEICWQQNETVYFASVNVGAVRMTEGGHSDEEITGLLRPLLKQIDLKQVDNLVAVGGTATTLAAIIQQLAVYDPRKVHGFIITQQQIERVLQRLSSLSIDERKNIPGLQPQRADIIVAGVRIIKQMLDLLQVNKFIVSEADILWGLVINAAANVDKKPNTTY; encoded by the coding sequence ATGATGAAGGTTGCCGCAATAGATGTGGGCACTAATTCCACCAGACTATTAATTGCCGAGGTCAGTCGAGACTTTAAATTAAGGGTTATTCATAGCGATTTAGTCACCACGCGGCTCGGAGAGGGCATCAGTGCCGGTTGTCTGATGGAGACTGCCATGGTGAGAACGGTGGCAGCCATTAAAACATTTTTTCAATATGCCCAGAAAATGCAGGTGGAACGGGTAATCATTGCTGCCACCAGTGCGGTAAGGGATGCGGTAAACCGCGATGTATTTAGCGATATGGTGTACCAGAAAACCGGCATTAAACCGTTAGTGCTGTCTGGGGAGCAGGAAGCGGCCATTGGTTATCGCGGGGTGCAAGGGGGCATGGTTGGTGCTGCCGATGGCTTGGTTGTTTTGGATGTGGGCGGTGGCAGCACAGAAATATGCTGGCAGCAAAATGAAACTGTGTATTTTGCCAGTGTTAACGTTGGGGCGGTGCGCATGACCGAAGGGGGTCACAGTGATGAAGAAATAACTGGTTTGCTGCGCCCGCTGCTAAAACAGATTGACCTAAAGCAAGTTGACAATTTGGTTGCCGTTGGGGGCACAGCCACCACACTGGCAGCAATAATCCAACAATTGGCAGTCTATGACCCCCGAAAGGTACATGGTTTTATAATTACCCAGCAGCAGATTGAACGGGTGTTACAGCGGCTAAGTTCATTGTCCATTGATGAACGAAAAAACATTCCCGGCTTACAACCCCAAAGGGCTGACATCATTGTGGCTGGGGTAAGAATTATCAAACAAATGTTGGATCTTTTGCAGGTAAATAAATTTATCGTTAGCGAAGCAGATATACTATGGGGTTTGGTCATCAATGCTGCAGCTAATGTCGATAAAAAACCCAACACAACCTACTAA
- the yabQ gene encoding spore cortex biosynthesis protein YabQ → MFAFIMTIIIGVLAGLLFDLYRVIAQLFNLKKWGLMIGDILYWLILTPVVFIILLWGNGGEVRFYVVIGLAIGAILYLQLLSQPITPLIKGFFNIVKQSINLAVKLFKLIWKALCLPFKVVFVVVTAPVGFVFKLLKKLGVGINKPVNRLIGKLRLWIKPKQE, encoded by the coding sequence CTGTTTGCATTTATTATGACTATCATTATTGGGGTGTTGGCGGGTTTGCTTTTTGACCTATACCGCGTAATAGCCCAATTGTTTAATTTAAAAAAATGGGGACTAATGATCGGGGACATTCTCTACTGGCTAATATTAACGCCAGTGGTGTTTATAATTTTATTATGGGGCAACGGTGGTGAGGTGAGGTTTTACGTTGTCATTGGCCTAGCCATTGGGGCGATACTATACTTACAACTGCTCAGTCAGCCAATAACACCGCTAATCAAAGGATTTTTCAATATAGTTAAACAAAGCATTAATCTGGCGGTTAAGCTGTTTAAACTTATTTGGAAAGCCCTTTGTCTGCCCTTTAAAGTGGTATTTGTGGTGGTGACAGCACCGGTGGGGTTTGTTTTTAAATTATTAAAAAAACTGGGGGTGGGCATAAATAAGCCGGTCAATAGATTAATCGGTAAGTTAAGGTTGTGGATAAAACCCAAACAAGAATAA
- a CDS encoding SpoIID/LytB domain-containing protein: MKKTLKLLLPVVIALAVLTACGGNEEKKPEQQEFKGEPTISLFINDTGEKKQIKLEEYLVGVVAAEMEPTWPENALAAQAILARTFTMENIASGRVKKLHGADASTSVEEFQAYDPSRINDNVRKAVESTRGQVIKYNGDYVKGWFAACCGGVTANAVEGLDWRKTQTPYIKAGLQDGCLEVTTPENKKWVATIPLDQVRAAVQKTVGQDPGNITTVEVAQWGPSGRAQQIKVGNVQLSGPGFRLAVGSEVMRSTLIKDIRVEGNNLVITGQGFGHGVGMCQWGANKMATEGKSPEEIVKFYYQDVTIDKLWQ; this comes from the coding sequence ATGAAAAAAACACTAAAGTTACTTTTGCCAGTGGTTATCGCCTTGGCGGTGCTAACTGCCTGTGGAGGCAACGAAGAGAAGAAACCTGAGCAGCAAGAATTTAAAGGGGAGCCAACCATAAGTTTGTTCATCAATGACACCGGTGAAAAGAAGCAAATTAAATTGGAAGAATATTTGGTTGGGGTGGTGGCGGCAGAAATGGAACCCACTTGGCCAGAAAATGCTTTGGCGGCACAGGCCATATTGGCGCGAACATTTACCATGGAAAACATCGCCAGTGGACGGGTAAAAAAGCTACATGGCGCCGATGCCTCCACCAGTGTGGAAGAGTTTCAAGCCTATGACCCGTCCCGTATTAACGATAACGTGAGAAAGGCCGTTGAAAGTACCCGGGGGCAAGTGATTAAATACAACGGTGATTATGTTAAGGGCTGGTTTGCAGCCTGCTGCGGTGGGGTAACGGCCAATGCCGTCGAGGGGTTAGACTGGCGAAAAACCCAAACCCCATATATTAAAGCGGGCCTGCAGGACGGTTGTTTAGAAGTTACCACACCTGAAAACAAAAAGTGGGTGGCCACCATTCCTTTAGATCAAGTGAGGGCCGCAGTGCAAAAAACTGTGGGCCAAGATCCAGGAAACATCACAACTGTAGAAGTTGCCCAATGGGGTCCTTCCGGTAGAGCCCAACAAATTAAAGTGGGCAATGTGCAGCTGAGCGGCCCTGGATTTAGATTGGCGGTGGGCAGTGAGGTAATGCGTTCCACACTGATCAAGGATATCAGGGTGGAAGGTAACAACTTGGTGATCACCGGCCAAGGCTTTGGTCATGGAGTGGGCATGTGTCAATGGGGAGCTAACAAAATGGCCACCGAAGGCAAGTCACCGGAGGAAATCGTTAAATTTTATTATCAAGATGTGACCATTGATAAATTGTGGCAATAA
- a CDS encoding septum formation initiator family protein, with product MISSTNGRGKTIPFRKKTEVKIKKQPGKAKLKFKFPFIVMTLVVIYMAVSLAGEMQKLNVMRQNVQAIEQQVEQLQNKNAELHKTLELMQSKDYVERVARENLGLVKPGESLIVPVEQPEQPSANTNIIDPTIKD from the coding sequence TTGATTTCATCAACCAACGGCCGAGGCAAGACGATTCCCTTTAGAAAAAAAACTGAGGTAAAAATTAAAAAACAACCGGGGAAAGCTAAATTAAAGTTTAAATTTCCCTTTATAGTAATGACATTGGTGGTAATTTATATGGCGGTATCCCTTGCTGGCGAAATGCAAAAACTAAATGTGATGCGCCAAAATGTACAAGCCATCGAGCAGCAAGTGGAGCAACTGCAAAATAAAAATGCTGAGTTACACAAAACCTTAGAGCTGATGCAATCAAAGGATTATGTGGAACGGGTGGCCCGGGAAAACCTGGGGCTGGTTAAACCCGGCGAGAGTTTAATTGTGCCGGTGGAACAACCAGAACAGCCCTCCGCCAATACCAATATAATTGATCCAACAATAAAGGATTAA
- a CDS encoding peptidylprolyl isomerase, with product MPKKIFAALMGLLLLMAVVAGCGQRDVAATVNGEEISLEKYNKRVADVKKNFEQQGIDLSSEQGKEMEQTIKARVLDSMIEEVLILQQAEEKGVMPENKEIDDQLQQIKDTYQTDEEYQKALKELNTTEEELREVITINLAGNNLYQKVTADVKEINIEQAREYYQQNKEQFSEPEQLNVRHILFFVNEGDNPSIPVKRSGADAKKLAEQVIADLNQGADFAELAKEKSEDTGSKGEGGTYIFAPEAGLTDPDFTKAAEALAVGQYTKEPVKSQFGYHVIKLEQQIPAKQSAFEEVKESIVLEQTQKAKDERFMEFINGVKEKAKIEKKVEVSQDDSAKK from the coding sequence ATGCCCAAAAAAATTTTTGCAGCACTGATGGGACTACTGCTGCTGATGGCAGTGGTTGCTGGCTGCGGACAAAGGGATGTTGCGGCCACTGTTAACGGTGAGGAAATTTCTTTAGAGAAATACAACAAGCGGGTGGCGGATGTTAAAAAGAACTTTGAACAACAGGGAATTGATCTTTCGTCAGAGCAAGGTAAAGAGATGGAGCAAACCATTAAAGCACGGGTATTGGATAGCATGATCGAAGAGGTTTTAATTTTACAACAGGCCGAAGAAAAGGGTGTTATGCCAGAGAATAAAGAGATCGATGATCAACTGCAACAAATAAAAGACACCTATCAAACCGACGAAGAATATCAGAAGGCATTGAAAGAATTAAATACCACAGAAGAAGAACTGCGGGAAGTTATCACCATAAACTTGGCGGGCAATAATCTTTACCAAAAAGTTACCGCAGATGTAAAAGAGATTAATATTGAGCAAGCCAGGGAATACTACCAGCAAAATAAGGAACAGTTTAGTGAACCTGAACAATTAAATGTACGTCATATCCTGTTTTTTGTCAATGAAGGTGATAATCCAAGTATACCGGTAAAAAGAAGTGGCGCTGACGCTAAAAAACTAGCAGAACAAGTGATAGCTGATCTTAACCAAGGGGCAGATTTTGCTGAATTGGCTAAGGAAAAATCGGAAGATACTGGTTCTAAAGGGGAAGGGGGGACTTATATATTTGCACCAGAGGCAGGATTAACTGATCCAGATTTTACAAAGGCCGCAGAGGCCCTGGCGGTGGGACAATACACAAAGGAACCAGTTAAAAGCCAATTTGGGTATCATGTAATTAAGCTAGAACAACAGATTCCAGCAAAACAAAGTGCCTTTGAAGAAGTTAAAGAAAGTATTGTGCTAGAACAGACCCAAAAGGCCAAGGATGAGCGCTTTATGGAATTTATTAATGGGGTTAAGGAAAAGGCTAAGATAGAGAAAAAAGTTGAAGTATCCCAGGATGATTCGGCAAAAAAATAG
- a CDS encoding sigma factor-like helix-turn-helix DNA-binding protein, with protein sequence MQLEIRGAEKLSFRERQVVTLKEMGYSNEKIANKLNLSASTVATLFARAKNKGYQVVIVIPGDTMGLFTPDDGEE encoded by the coding sequence TTGCAACTGGAAATTAGGGGAGCGGAAAAATTAAGTTTCCGTGAACGGCAAGTGGTAACCCTAAAGGAAATGGGTTATAGTAATGAAAAAATTGCTAACAAATTAAATCTTTCAGCCAGTACGGTGGCCACCTTGTTTGCCCGCGCTAAAAATAAAGGTTACCAAGTGGTAATTGTAATACCAGGTGATACCATGGGATTGTTTACACCTGATGATGGGGAGGAGTAG
- the yabP gene encoding sporulation protein YabP, with product MEERGKHRLEMIDRKQLSLKGVQHVGTFDENEITLDTNMGFVSLKGEGMHITQLNLDDGDLTIEGYINSIEYIEGKTAKGGKGKGILNRLLK from the coding sequence GTGGAAGAACGGGGTAAACATAGATTGGAAATGATAGATCGAAAGCAGTTGTCCCTTAAAGGGGTTCAGCACGTGGGCACCTTTGATGAAAATGAAATTACTCTGGATACCAACATGGGTTTTGTCTCATTAAAGGGAGAAGGGATGCATATTACACAGTTGAACCTAGACGATGGAGATTTAACAATAGAAGGCTATATCAATAGCATCGAGTATATCGAAGGCAAAACCGCCAAGGGTGGGAAAGGCAAAGGAATATTGAACCGATTGTTGAAATAG
- a CDS encoding HU family DNA-binding protein has translation MNKAELITSVSEKSELTKKDAEKAVNALLETVSEALAAGDKIQLVGFGTFETRERSARKGRNPQTGAEIEIAATKVPVFKAGKALKDAVAKK, from the coding sequence GTGAATAAAGCAGAGTTAATTACCAGCGTTTCAGAAAAGTCAGAGTTAACTAAGAAAGATGCGGAAAAGGCAGTAAATGCTTTGTTGGAGACAGTTAGTGAAGCGCTGGCTGCTGGGGATAAAATTCAGCTGGTTGGATTTGGCACTTTCGAAACAAGAGAGCGCTCTGCCCGTAAAGGTCGCAATCCCCAAACTGGTGCAGAAATTGAAATTGCTGCCACCAAAGTTCCCGTTTTCAAAGCCGGTAAGGCACTGAAAGATGCAGTAGCTAAAAAATAA